In Oncorhynchus tshawytscha isolate Ot180627B linkage group LG28, Otsh_v2.0, whole genome shotgun sequence, a genomic segment contains:
- the LOC112226685 gene encoding uncharacterized protein CXorf38 homolog isoform X3, with product MSERVQTQRESEWRNVILRHHTNPRGMVNWGNCRPPLWNQDHWELAKAYMPRGQAGVKGAELCDASALLNLLNFCSHFNYVDQHCVREVIRCRNELMHSCEMRVCDQWMRRYQVSIQQLLQQFTHLPEVAAAGQQILEMLAVDLSVLVPGVDRVDGSLSEGVEPESISQWEADLLRERLQELLTDTDTQDTEELLRLRDFLLANRDLSDQFSSELQTITSMETQMRRRGEGGGNEVETPE from the exons ATGTCGGAGCGGGTGCAGACCCAGAGGGAATCAG AGTGGAGGAACGTGATCCTGAGGCACCACACAAACCCCAGGGGCATGGTGAATTGGGGTAATTGCAGACCCCCACTCTGGAACCAGGACCACTGGGAACTGGccaag GCCTACATGCCGCGGGGTCAAGCTGGGGTTAAGGGGGCGGAGCTGTGTGATGCGTCCGCACTGCTCAACCTCCTCAACTTCTGCTCCCACTTCAACTATGTGGACCAGCACTGTGTCAGAGAG GTTATCAGGTGTAGGAACGAGTTGATGCACTCCTGTGAGATGCGAGTGTGTGACCAGTGGATGAGGCGCTACCAGGTCAGcatacagcagctcctacagcaatTCACACACCTACCAGAAGTGGCAGCAGCCGGACAACAGATACTAGAG ATGCTGGCTGTTGATTTGTCGGTGTTAGTTCCTGGTGTGGACCGAGTGGACGGTTCCTTGTCGGAGGGGGTGGAGCCTGAGTCTATCAGCCAATGGGAAGCGGACTTGCTGAGAGAGAGGCTGCAGGAGCTGcttactgacacagacacacag GACACTGAGGAGTTGCTGAGACTGAGGGATTTCCTCCTGGCCAACAGAGACTTGAGTGACCAGTTCTCCTCTGAACTCCAGACCATCACATCAATGGAGACACagatgaggagaaggggagaagggggagggaatgAAGTGGAGACACCTGAGTAA
- the LOC112226685 gene encoding uncharacterized protein CXorf38 homolog isoform X2 — MVHEELSARLNDGGYKNWLKAGYCLLKLREGLHPFTDSEMRSFHGNLVTRNPGLRQPCRSGCRPRGNQLYSVCVVCTEWRNVILRHHTNPRGMVNWGNCRPPLWNQDHWELAKAYMPRGQAGVKGAELCDASALLNLLNFCSHFNYVDQHCVREVIRCRNELMHSCEMRVCDQWMRRYQVSIQQLLQQFTHLPEVAAAGQQILEMLAVDLSVLVPGVDRVDGSLSEGVEPESISQWEADLLRERLQELLTDTDTQDTEELLRLRDFLLANRDLSDQFSSELQTITSMETQMRRRGEGGGNEVETPE; from the exons ATGGTACACGAAGAGTTGAGCGCTCGTCTGAACGATGGCGGGTATAAGAACTGGCTCAAAGCGGGGTACTGTCTCCTCAAACTGCGGGAGGGGTTGCACCCTTTCACCGATTCTGAGATGAGATCCTTCCACGGAAATCTAGTCACTAGGAACCCGGGTCTGCGGCAGCCATGTCGGAGCGGGTGCAGACCCAGAGGGAATCAG ctgtactctgtgtgtgtggtgtgtacagAGTGGAGGAACGTGATCCTGAGGCACCACACAAACCCCAGGGGCATGGTGAATTGGGGTAATTGCAGACCCCCACTCTGGAACCAGGACCACTGGGAACTGGccaag GCCTACATGCCGCGGGGTCAAGCTGGGGTTAAGGGGGCGGAGCTGTGTGATGCGTCCGCACTGCTCAACCTCCTCAACTTCTGCTCCCACTTCAACTATGTGGACCAGCACTGTGTCAGAGAG GTTATCAGGTGTAGGAACGAGTTGATGCACTCCTGTGAGATGCGAGTGTGTGACCAGTGGATGAGGCGCTACCAGGTCAGcatacagcagctcctacagcaatTCACACACCTACCAGAAGTGGCAGCAGCCGGACAACAGATACTAGAG ATGCTGGCTGTTGATTTGTCGGTGTTAGTTCCTGGTGTGGACCGAGTGGACGGTTCCTTGTCGGAGGGGGTGGAGCCTGAGTCTATCAGCCAATGGGAAGCGGACTTGCTGAGAGAGAGGCTGCAGGAGCTGcttactgacacagacacacag GACACTGAGGAGTTGCTGAGACTGAGGGATTTCCTCCTGGCCAACAGAGACTTGAGTGACCAGTTCTCCTCTGAACTCCAGACCATCACATCAATGGAGACACagatgaggagaaggggagaagggggagggaatgAAGTGGAGACACCTGAGTAA
- the LOC112226685 gene encoding uncharacterized protein CXorf38 homolog isoform X1, with translation MVHEELSARLNDGGYKNWLKAGYCLLKLREGLHPFTDSEMRSFHGNLVTRNPGLRQPCRSGCRPRGNQVGKLRTSSHLQLRPGQDKANSEWRNVILRHHTNPRGMVNWGNCRPPLWNQDHWELAKAYMPRGQAGVKGAELCDASALLNLLNFCSHFNYVDQHCVREVIRCRNELMHSCEMRVCDQWMRRYQVSIQQLLQQFTHLPEVAAAGQQILEMLAVDLSVLVPGVDRVDGSLSEGVEPESISQWEADLLRERLQELLTDTDTQDTEELLRLRDFLLANRDLSDQFSSELQTITSMETQMRRRGEGGGNEVETPE, from the exons ATGGTACACGAAGAGTTGAGCGCTCGTCTGAACGATGGCGGGTATAAGAACTGGCTCAAAGCGGGGTACTGTCTCCTCAAACTGCGGGAGGGGTTGCACCCTTTCACCGATTCTGAGATGAGATCCTTCCACGGAAATCTAGTCACTAGGAACCCGGGTCTGCGGCAGCCATGTCGGAGCGGGTGCAGACCCAGAGGGAATCAG gtaggcaagttgagaacaagttctcatttacaattgcgacctggccaagataaagcaaattcag AGTGGAGGAACGTGATCCTGAGGCACCACACAAACCCCAGGGGCATGGTGAATTGGGGTAATTGCAGACCCCCACTCTGGAACCAGGACCACTGGGAACTGGccaag GCCTACATGCCGCGGGGTCAAGCTGGGGTTAAGGGGGCGGAGCTGTGTGATGCGTCCGCACTGCTCAACCTCCTCAACTTCTGCTCCCACTTCAACTATGTGGACCAGCACTGTGTCAGAGAG GTTATCAGGTGTAGGAACGAGTTGATGCACTCCTGTGAGATGCGAGTGTGTGACCAGTGGATGAGGCGCTACCAGGTCAGcatacagcagctcctacagcaatTCACACACCTACCAGAAGTGGCAGCAGCCGGACAACAGATACTAGAG ATGCTGGCTGTTGATTTGTCGGTGTTAGTTCCTGGTGTGGACCGAGTGGACGGTTCCTTGTCGGAGGGGGTGGAGCCTGAGTCTATCAGCCAATGGGAAGCGGACTTGCTGAGAGAGAGGCTGCAGGAGCTGcttactgacacagacacacag GACACTGAGGAGTTGCTGAGACTGAGGGATTTCCTCCTGGCCAACAGAGACTTGAGTGACCAGTTCTCCTCTGAACTCCAGACCATCACATCAATGGAGACACagatgaggagaaggggagaagggggagggaatgAAGTGGAGACACCTGAGTAA